A window of the Tachyglossus aculeatus isolate mTacAcu1 chromosome 2, mTacAcu1.pri, whole genome shotgun sequence genome harbors these coding sequences:
- the LOC119942770 gene encoding putative olfactory receptor 56B2 codes for MVVSIGASNGSNLQVTEFILMGFPGIHSWQHWLSIPLGLLYLLALVANVMILLTIWKETVLHQPMFYFLAVLAVVDIGLSTTIMPRILTILWFNARAISLPECFIQIYAIHTFFGMESGIFVCMALDRYVAICHPLRYSSVITEGFILKATLFMVFRNGLLLVPVPVLASEHIYCSRNEIDHCLCSNLAVTSLACDDRKASSIFQLSLAWILIGSDVGLIILSYALILLAVLKLHSAKATFKALSTCSSHIILILFFYTAILVLSSTHRAKGKVPLIPVLLNVLHNVIPPALNPIVYALRTQEIKVGILKMVRLSEVRK; via the coding sequence CAATGGCTCCAACCTCCAGGTGACTGAGTTCATCCTAATGGGTTTCCCAGGCATTCACAGTTGGCAGCACTGGCTCTCTATCCCTCTGGGCCtgctctacctcttggccctcgTGGCCAATGTGATGATCCTGCTCACCATCTGGAAGGAAACAGTTCTGCACCAGCCAATGTTCTATTTCCTGGCTGTTCTGGCCGTGGTGGACATAGGTCTGAGCACCACCATTATGCCCAGGATCCTGACCATTCTCTGGTTCAATGCCCGGGCAATCAGCCTCCCAGAATGCTTCATTCAGATCTATGCCATTCACACCTTTTTCGGGATGGAGTCAGGCATCTTTGTGTGCATGGCATTGGACAGGTATGTGGCTATATGTCACCCACTCCGCTATTCCTCTGTCATCACAGAAGGCTTTATCCTCAAGGCCACCCTGTTCATGGTGTTCAGAAATGGTCTCCTATTGGTCCCGGTGCCTGTCTTGGCCTCAGAGCATATTTACTGTTCCAGGAATGAGATTGACCACTGTCTGTGCTCCAACCTGGCTGTCACTAGCCTGGCATGTGATGACAGGAAGGCCAGCAGCATTTTCCAGCTCTCTTTGGCTTGGATTCTGATAGGCAGTGACGTTGGTCTCATCATTCTCTCCTATGCCCTGATCCTGCTGGCGGTACTGAAGCTACACTCGGCCaaagccaccttcaaagccctgagcacctgcagctcccacatcatcctcatcctcttcttctacaCAGCGATCCTGGTCCTGTCCAGTACCCACAGGGCAAAGGGGAAGGTGCCCCTCATCCCGGTCCTCCTCAATGTCCTACACAatgtcatcccccctgccctgaaccccataGTGTATGCCCTGAGGACCCAGGAGATCAAAGTGGGAATCCTGAAGATGGTCAGGCTGTCAGAGGTGAGAAAATGA